One part of the Tunicatimonas pelagia genome encodes these proteins:
- a CDS encoding glutamate-5-semialdehyde dehydrogenase, whose translation MSILAETVADFSAIKQASRDALQLSNTTIDEVLRAVADAAVARTDFILTENQKDLDRMDPANPKYDRLQLTAERIEAIAQDMRNVATLPSPLGKIQEERTLDSGLRLVRKSVPLGVVGVIYEARPNVTFDVFALCLKAGNVAVLKGGSDAEYSNLAIAEVIHQVLEEHGLNQNLMSLLPASREATQKLLNAVGAIDVIIPRGSQNLINYVRENAKVPVIETGAGIVHTYFDKSGDLEKGQAVVFNAKTRRVSVCNALDCLVIHQERLQNLPEIIQKLASEDVKIYADQLSYTVLAGVYPDELLYPAFPEHFGTEFLSHKMSIKTVANLDEALDHIARYSSKHSEAIVAEDESVVEKYMQSVDAAAVYANTSTAYTDGSEFGMGAEIGISTQKLHARGPMALPELTSYKYLIYGEGQVRG comes from the coding sequence ATGTCCATACTAGCAGAAACGGTAGCCGATTTCTCAGCTATAAAACAAGCGAGTCGCGATGCTTTGCAGTTAAGTAATACCACCATTGACGAAGTGCTTCGAGCAGTAGCCGATGCTGCGGTAGCGCGTACCGATTTTATTCTGACGGAAAACCAGAAGGATTTAGACCGCATGGATCCGGCTAATCCTAAGTACGATCGCTTGCAGCTTACCGCCGAGCGAATTGAAGCAATTGCTCAGGATATGCGAAATGTAGCCACACTGCCATCGCCACTGGGAAAGATACAGGAAGAGCGAACTTTAGACAGTGGGCTGCGCTTGGTTCGCAAATCAGTGCCGTTGGGGGTGGTAGGAGTAATATACGAAGCTCGTCCCAACGTAACGTTTGATGTGTTTGCCCTCTGCTTAAAAGCCGGGAACGTAGCGGTACTGAAAGGGGGGAGCGATGCCGAATACTCTAACCTAGCCATTGCTGAGGTCATTCATCAGGTGCTTGAAGAACACGGTCTGAACCAAAACCTCATGAGCCTGTTGCCTGCTTCTCGGGAAGCTACGCAGAAGTTGCTCAACGCCGTAGGTGCCATAGATGTAATTATTCCCCGAGGTAGCCAGAACTTGATCAACTACGTACGAGAGAACGCTAAAGTGCCAGTAATTGAAACCGGAGCGGGTATTGTTCACACCTATTTTGATAAAAGTGGTGATTTGGAAAAGGGGCAAGCTGTTGTGTTTAACGCCAAAACTCGGCGAGTGAGTGTCTGCAATGCGCTAGATTGTCTGGTTATTCACCAAGAACGCCTTCAGAATTTACCGGAGATCATTCAGAAACTAGCTTCAGAAGATGTAAAGATTTATGCCGATCAGCTAAGCTATACCGTACTGGCAGGTGTATATCCGGACGAACTGCTGTATCCGGCTTTCCCCGAGCACTTCGGCACCGAGTTTCTTTCTCATAAAATGTCTATTAAAACAGTAGCGAACTTAGATGAAGCATTAGATCATATTGCCCGGTACAGCTCCAAACATAGCGAGGCTATTGTTGCGGAAGATGAATCAGTTGTAGAGAAATACATGCAGTCGGTAGATGCGGCAGCCGTTTACGCGAATACATCTACGGCTTATACCGACGGAAGTGAGTTCGGCATGGGAGCCGAGATTGGTATCAGTACCCAAAAACTACACGCTCGGGGGCCAATGGCTTTACCCGAGCTAACCAGCTACAAATACCTAATTTACGGCGAAGGGCAGGTTCGGGGGTAG
- a CDS encoding DoxX family membrane protein: protein MIHQLKNTPKAKYWDYFILVARFLLGWTFLRYGYSKLNSGQFGVSEEELLTPLKDLSLFRVSWYLFDHQPLKIVVGVMQIICSSLLIINRTAIIGALMFIPIISIILLIDLTAMPYALKVGFAWRLSFYILLDLLILWHYREKMEVIGEAVWQNVNTKFSYSLRMYALLPIMAIVLEVTGVMPKILINLITDPIGMIKAFEKFSAYTIEKLL from the coding sequence ATGATACACCAACTAAAAAACACCCCAAAAGCAAAGTACTGGGATTACTTCATCTTGGTCGCTCGCTTTCTGCTGGGCTGGACTTTCCTTCGTTATGGCTACAGTAAACTCAATAGTGGGCAATTTGGGGTTAGTGAAGAAGAGCTACTTACTCCATTAAAAGATTTATCACTGTTTCGCGTATCTTGGTACTTGTTCGACCATCAGCCCTTAAAAATCGTGGTGGGGGTGATGCAAATCATTTGTAGTTCGCTGCTGATTATCAACCGAACCGCTATTATCGGAGCATTGATGTTTATACCAATAATCAGTATTATTTTGCTAATTGACTTAACCGCGATGCCCTACGCGCTTAAGGTTGGCTTTGCTTGGCGACTTTCGTTTTATATTCTATTAGATTTATTAATACTCTGGCACTATCGGGAGAAAATGGAGGTTATTGGCGAAGCGGTTTGGCAAAATGTAAACACCAAGTTCAGCTACTCCCTTCGGATGTACGCATTGCTACCCATTATGGCGATTGTGCTAGAAGTGACTGGGGTTATGCCTAAGATTTTGATTAACCTTATTACTGATCCCATAGGAATGATAAAGGCGTTTGAGAAGTTTTCCGCCTACACAATAGAGAAGCTGCTATGA
- a CDS encoding Na-K-Cl cotransporter, which translates to MPANGTELKKSYLPEEATSPRKLGTFGGVFTPSLLTILGVIMYLRFGWVVGNVGLIGTLVIVTLSTSITFLTALSIASIATDTQVKGGGAYYMISRSLGIEVGGAVGIPLFIAQALSVALYVIGFAESIVAVFPMLNMTLVGCGVTVAIGLLALFSTEATIRIQYFILAAIVISLLSLVFGSPLEDAPTEIMGAAANRPREGFWIVFAVFFPAVTGIMAGVNLSGDLKDSAKSIPKGTFLAVGCGYLVYMVLPIILASRVDANTLIDDPLVMRRISLWGDAILLGVWGATLSSAVGSILGAPRILQALAQDQVLPRSFHWLGKEHPASGIPRAGTIFTMVLAIIAVILGDLDMIAPILSMFFLTTYGVLNVAAGTERLLGSPSFRPSFRTHWFFSLLGAIGCVAVMFLINPLATLIAILLVGTTFIWLKRRGLRTTWGDVRRGMWLALTRTALLRIDHTPDPKNWRPHLLVLSGAPTRRWHLIELSQAIAQRSSLLTVATVLITDDIAYNRLKSLEGNIKDYLEERGVEALVKVTSDEDPFSGGVRLVQTYGIGALVPNTIILGDTRELSHHGPYCAMIQQFYEARRNVVIVRDDEKEGFQRKQTIDVWWGGLRKNGALMMILAYLIRNDPAWRFAQITVKMAVPSEAAAKDAEANLKQIIQNMRISFQQKIIVNPETPFWTLLKQESQSADLIMLGLAEPNENFLAYYEQLSERTQGLPATMFVLAAQEIAFEEILL; encoded by the coding sequence ATGCCAGCCAACGGAACTGAACTTAAGAAGTCGTACTTACCAGAAGAAGCTACCTCCCCTCGTAAACTTGGAACTTTTGGTGGAGTATTCACCCCTTCCCTACTAACTATTCTGGGCGTAATTATGTACCTCCGCTTTGGCTGGGTAGTAGGCAACGTGGGTTTAATTGGTACGCTGGTTATTGTTACTCTTTCTACTAGTATTACCTTCTTAACCGCGCTATCCATTGCCTCAATCGCTACCGACACTCAGGTGAAGGGCGGAGGAGCCTACTATATGATTAGTCGATCGCTGGGAATTGAGGTAGGCGGTGCCGTAGGTATTCCACTCTTTATTGCTCAAGCACTATCGGTAGCACTGTACGTAATTGGGTTTGCCGAAAGTATAGTAGCCGTTTTTCCGATGCTCAATATGACGCTAGTAGGTTGTGGAGTTACCGTAGCCATCGGGCTACTGGCTTTGTTTTCGACTGAGGCCACTATCCGTATTCAGTACTTTATTTTGGCTGCCATTGTTATTTCCTTGCTGTCGCTGGTATTCGGTAGTCCGTTGGAAGATGCTCCAACAGAAATAATGGGAGCCGCAGCCAATCGGCCGAGAGAAGGCTTTTGGATAGTATTTGCCGTATTTTTCCCAGCCGTGACCGGTATTATGGCGGGAGTAAACCTGTCGGGTGACCTGAAAGACTCAGCTAAATCCATTCCCAAGGGCACCTTTTTGGCAGTAGGCTGTGGCTACTTGGTTTATATGGTTTTACCCATCATCTTAGCTTCCCGCGTTGATGCCAACACGTTAATCGATGACCCGCTGGTGATGCGGCGCATCTCGCTGTGGGGCGATGCTATTTTGCTGGGAGTATGGGGAGCTACCCTATCTAGTGCGGTAGGCAGTATTTTAGGCGCCCCTCGCATTCTACAAGCTCTAGCCCAAGATCAGGTGCTGCCCCGTAGCTTTCACTGGCTAGGCAAGGAGCATCCGGCTAGCGGTATTCCCCGGGCGGGCACCATCTTCACGATGGTACTAGCGATTATCGCCGTAATACTCGGTGACCTGGATATGATCGCCCCCATTCTTTCCATGTTTTTCTTAACCACCTACGGGGTGCTAAACGTAGCGGCGGGTACCGAACGGTTATTGGGTAGCCCCTCCTTCCGACCCAGTTTTCGTACTCACTGGTTCTTCTCACTGTTGGGAGCCATCGGCTGTGTGGCAGTTATGTTTCTTATCAATCCGCTGGCTACCCTCATAGCTATTCTGCTGGTAGGGACTACCTTTATCTGGCTGAAACGAAGAGGATTACGCACTACTTGGGGCGATGTGCGACGGGGCATGTGGCTAGCTCTTACCCGTACTGCCCTCCTACGCATTGACCATACTCCCGATCCTAAGAACTGGCGTCCTCACTTACTGGTACTATCGGGGGCACCCACCCGTCGGTGGCATCTGATTGAACTTTCGCAAGCCATTGCCCAGCGAAGCTCCTTACTCACCGTAGCCACCGTACTCATCACCGACGACATTGCCTACAATCGGTTAAAGTCATTGGAAGGTAATATTAAAGACTATTTAGAAGAGCGGGGAGTAGAGGCACTGGTAAAGGTTACCTCCGATGAAGACCCGTTTAGCGGTGGGGTGCGGCTGGTACAAACCTACGGCATTGGTGCTTTAGTACCTAATACCATCATATTAGGCGATACCCGCGAACTCTCCCACCACGGCCCCTACTGCGCCATGATTCAGCAGTTTTATGAAGCTCGTCGGAACGTGGTGATTGTGCGGGATGATGAAAAAGAGGGCTTTCAGCGTAAGCAGACGATTGATGTATGGTGGGGCGGACTACGAAAGAACGGTGCCTTAATGATGATTCTGGCGTACCTAATTAGAAATGACCCCGCTTGGCGATTCGCTCAGATTACCGTAAAGATGGCTGTTCCTTCGGAGGCCGCGGCCAAGGATGCTGAGGCTAATCTCAAGCAAATTATTCAGAACATGCGGATTTCCTTTCAGCAAAAGATTATAGTTAATCCCGAAACGCCCTTCTGGACGCTACTCAAGCAAGAATCCCAGTCGGCAGATTTGATTATGCTCGGTTTGGCCGAACCTAATGAGAACTTCTTAGCTTACTACGAGCAACTCTCCGAACGCACCCAGGGGCTACCCGCCACTATGTTTGTGCTGGCTGCTCAGGAAATTGCCTTTGAAGAGATTTTACTCTGA
- a CDS encoding porin family protein, giving the protein MKTIAPFFLALLSLQSVFGQTEWGIHTGGGISDIVLVNEPDVTGISFSDEEYQPKPSVLIGIYSSFSLFSKTNLVAGLQYTNKGARIDNSFGSTSQLNLHYVSIPVLVRYHPFNQWFIEVGPEIARLIASGSGSNTFDWYEPFDIGINGGLGYHFSEKWSTALRYYLGLSNVWTDLQLTDTQGNLIDHDMKLQNRFMQLSLIRSMGTF; this is encoded by the coding sequence ATGAAAACTATTGCCCCTTTTTTCTTAGCCCTGCTTTCTCTACAATCGGTCTTTGGTCAAACTGAATGGGGAATACACACTGGTGGTGGGATTTCTGATATTGTTTTGGTTAATGAACCCGACGTAACGGGGATTAGTTTCTCAGATGAAGAGTACCAGCCAAAACCGTCGGTGTTAATAGGAATATATAGCTCCTTTTCGCTTTTTTCAAAAACCAACTTAGTTGCTGGTTTACAGTACACGAATAAGGGAGCCAGAATAGATAACTCCTTCGGTAGCACTTCTCAGTTAAACTTACACTATGTGAGCATCCCAGTACTAGTACGCTATCATCCATTTAATCAGTGGTTTATAGAGGTAGGGCCTGAGATTGCCCGCTTAATTGCCTCCGGAAGTGGGAGCAATACATTCGATTGGTACGAACCGTTTGATATCGGGATTAACGGTGGACTTGGTTATCATTTCTCTGAAAAATGGAGTACAGCACTACGCTACTATTTGGGCTTATCCAATGTGTGGACTGATTTGCAGCTAACTGATACTCAAGGAAATTTGATAGATCATGATATGAAACTACAAAATCGATTTATGCAATTATCCCTCATTCGTAGTATGGGCACGTTTTAA
- a CDS encoding MutS-related protein yields MMLVQDLNLEQDVIPIFNYTNSTQAELALRDMLSASGMSLDAIQERQHICRGYIQNWEVLENFSYPTLYQRETYSFLTDIANQRIDLGESTIKTRLRLQLSEGERSQRRSQLVQMILFLDRIYGRYLEQMKLQYFPESYRRDLKIANQFLQKLRLDYFAHIINEDKFSVARMVELMQVLATLDSSEIDAFWEFFFRFEAYHSIAKAIKKHQFTFPEFSDSKFQINGFYHPLVEEPVKNSIQVMPGENTVLLTGPNMSGKSTLLKSVGLCTYLAHIGLAVPAQHCVLPHYDVVAISINVKDDLSSGYSHFMAEIQNLKRVLQLASEGKKCFAMFDELFKGTNIDDAQEITLSTVNRLGKFTGSLFFISTHLLHLEEQIDNSEDHIKKCFIECRLEEGIPHFTYRLREGWSTVKIGKILFEAEGVSKLLE; encoded by the coding sequence ATGATGCTGGTGCAAGACCTTAACTTGGAGCAAGATGTTATCCCCATCTTCAATTATACGAATAGTACTCAGGCTGAGCTTGCTCTGCGGGATATGCTAAGTGCTTCCGGTATGAGTTTGGATGCAATACAAGAAAGACAACACATCTGCCGAGGGTACATACAAAACTGGGAAGTATTGGAAAATTTCTCGTACCCCACGCTCTATCAGCGAGAAACATACTCTTTTCTAACGGATATTGCTAACCAACGAATAGACTTAGGGGAATCTACCATAAAAACCAGGCTAAGGTTACAGCTCTCGGAAGGGGAACGCAGTCAGCGGCGGTCGCAGCTCGTGCAGATGATATTATTTCTGGATAGGATTTATGGTAGGTATCTAGAGCAAATGAAGCTCCAGTACTTTCCCGAAAGCTACCGTAGAGATTTGAAGATCGCGAATCAGTTCCTACAAAAGCTACGCTTAGATTACTTTGCCCACATCATCAACGAAGATAAATTTTCAGTAGCAAGAATGGTAGAGTTGATGCAGGTTCTAGCTACGCTAGACAGTAGCGAGATTGATGCCTTTTGGGAGTTCTTTTTTCGCTTTGAAGCCTATCACTCTATTGCAAAAGCCATAAAGAAGCATCAGTTCACCTTTCCAGAATTCAGTGATAGTAAGTTTCAGATCAACGGCTTTTACCATCCATTAGTAGAAGAGCCCGTAAAGAATAGCATTCAAGTGATGCCGGGGGAGAATACCGTACTTCTCACTGGTCCAAATATGTCGGGAAAATCAACACTGCTAAAATCGGTGGGGCTATGCACTTATCTGGCTCATATCGGGCTAGCGGTGCCCGCTCAGCATTGTGTACTGCCCCACTATGATGTAGTGGCTATCTCGATTAATGTGAAGGATGATCTATCGAGCGGGTACAGTCACTTTATGGCAGAAATACAGAACCTGAAAAGAGTGCTACAGCTAGCCAGCGAAGGGAAAAAGTGCTTTGCTATGTTTGATGAACTTTTCAAAGGCACCAATATTGATGATGCTCAGGAAATCACGTTGAGCACTGTGAATCGCCTGGGTAAGTTTACTGGCTCACTTTTCTTTATTTCTACGCATCTGCTGCACTTAGAGGAGCAAATTGATAATAGTGAGGATCACATCAAAAAGTGCTTTATTGAGTGCCGATTGGAAGAAGGAATTCCCCACTTTACCTATCGCCTACGAGAAGGCTGGTCTACCGTTAAAATTGGCAAAATTCTGTTTGAGGCAGAAGGGGTAAGCAAGCTACTGGAGTAG
- a CDS encoding glycoside hydrolase family 43 protein, with amino-acid sequence MRNTNLLLPTAVLLVLSYATLSCQSSGSGEANTEEATEASADSVTEKQFLTAPLVSHIYTADPSAHVFNDTLYVYPSHDVESGIAADDLGSQFDMQDYHVFSMAEVGDNVTDHGAALSVDDVLWAERQMWAPDAAYRNGTYYLYFPAKDEENIFRIGVATSSAPTGPFAPQDEPIEGSFSIDPAVFEDTDGAYYMYFGGIWGGQLQRWESGEYVAVDEYPADDQPAISAKVARLADDMLSFDEKPKDVVILDENGEPLVAGDNERRFFEAAWVHKYQGTYYFSYSTGDTHYIAYATGDNPYGPFTYQGVVLNPVLGWTNHHSVVKFNEKWYLFYHDTELSDGQTHLRNIKVTELTHRPDGSIETITP; translated from the coding sequence ATGAGAAATACTAACCTACTACTGCCTACCGCCGTACTATTAGTCCTTAGTTATGCTACATTAAGCTGCCAGTCCTCCGGTTCTGGTGAAGCAAATACCGAAGAGGCTACCGAAGCTAGTGCGGATAGTGTGACCGAAAAGCAGTTTTTGACAGCTCCTCTAGTATCTCACATATACACTGCCGATCCTTCGGCTCACGTTTTCAACGATACCCTCTACGTTTATCCCTCCCACGACGTGGAGTCAGGAATAGCGGCGGATGATCTGGGTAGCCAATTCGACATGCAGGATTACCACGTATTCTCTATGGCCGAAGTAGGCGATAATGTAACGGATCACGGGGCTGCTTTATCGGTAGACGACGTTCTTTGGGCCGAACGACAAATGTGGGCTCCCGATGCTGCTTACCGAAACGGCACGTACTATTTGTACTTTCCCGCTAAAGATGAAGAGAATATTTTTAGAATTGGGGTAGCCACCAGCAGCGCACCTACTGGCCCATTTGCACCACAAGATGAGCCTATTGAGGGAAGCTTTAGCATTGATCCGGCCGTATTTGAAGATACTGATGGCGCGTATTATATGTACTTCGGTGGTATTTGGGGTGGGCAACTACAGCGCTGGGAGAGCGGGGAGTACGTTGCTGTAGATGAGTATCCGGCCGACGATCAACCGGCTATCAGTGCTAAAGTAGCTCGTTTGGCCGATGATATGCTTAGTTTTGATGAAAAGCCGAAGGATGTAGTGATTTTGGATGAGAACGGTGAACCACTAGTAGCAGGTGATAATGAACGGCGATTTTTCGAGGCGGCTTGGGTGCATAAATACCAGGGTACGTACTACTTCTCTTATTCTACCGGTGACACTCATTATATTGCTTACGCCACCGGAGATAATCCCTACGGCCCCTTCACCTACCAGGGAGTAGTTCTAAATCCAGTGTTAGGGTGGACCAACCATCATTCTGTCGTGAAATTTAACGAGAAATGGTATTTATTTTACCACGATACTGAACTGTCGGATGGGCAGACCCATCTGAGAAATATTAAAGTAACCGAGCTTACCCATCGGCCTGACGGAAGCATTGAAACGATTACTCCATAA
- a CDS encoding serine hydrolase domain-containing protein has translation MAKKGVVLFLGFHWLCRISLSAQSPPQTLSQLQDTIEAYMASRHIPGSFLTMVTQDSVIWQGGIGTANVTTKAVVNDNTLFKMGSVTKSIAALATLKLVEQGRLSLNDKVRALAPELPIRNDLENTHPVTVEHLLEHTAGLDDEHLHTRYRASQPGISVQQLVDIHQNSMYCRWKPGTRHSYTNVGYVVLSYLIEKVSEKPYQKYIAKNIFQPLGMTYTHLDALADVPNEAMGYEYKSNTQHQAPVLNGALAGNLASSAKDMTELLFFFLNKGKIDSTQLLSSASLHRMESTRTTTGARAGLADYYGLGNTLGHTQDEDKIIFRGHGGSVPGFVSYYGYNREQGIGYAVAINAGRGLRPIRQLVADFLTQHLPEKNTNLPATYPLNQEYITPFLGFYQHRSSKDAIGNLIDQLGGVSLKLESNRLYMQPPSGAMWELVPVTDSTFRYTNTDFPAVALTKDDEGNSVLVTMNSYYRKTARLPLTLLKATLIGSAIIGLSVLPFGLVWGVAWARKKLPTKEALFRLPAVLSVVIALFTLATAAYLFVYKTYSIGSQNWLEIAVYLGTIFAPALAVLTLAVAGYRLISQQKTLLNYYLLSVALSLSIISAYLATEGLVGFRLWNY, from the coding sequence ATGGCTAAAAAAGGTGTTGTGCTATTTCTAGGCTTTCACTGGTTGTGCAGAATAAGCCTTTCGGCACAATCGCCACCTCAAACATTATCTCAATTACAGGATACGATAGAAGCCTATATGGCTAGTCGGCACATTCCGGGCTCGTTTCTGACAATGGTAACTCAAGACTCTGTAATCTGGCAAGGCGGAATAGGTACGGCTAACGTTACAACAAAAGCAGTAGTAAACGATAATACCTTGTTCAAAATGGGATCAGTCACTAAAAGCATTGCCGCACTAGCTACACTAAAGCTGGTGGAGCAGGGGCGATTGTCTCTCAACGATAAAGTGAGGGCATTAGCTCCTGAACTTCCCATCAGAAATGATTTGGAAAATACCCATCCGGTTACAGTAGAGCATTTACTGGAGCATACCGCCGGATTGGACGATGAACATCTCCATACCCGCTACCGGGCGAGTCAGCCAGGGATTTCGGTTCAACAGTTAGTGGATATTCACCAGAATTCTATGTACTGCCGCTGGAAGCCGGGTACGCGACACAGCTACACCAATGTAGGCTATGTGGTACTCAGCTATCTGATAGAAAAAGTAAGTGAAAAGCCCTACCAGAAGTATATCGCAAAGAATATTTTTCAACCGTTGGGCATGACGTATACCCATTTGGATGCCTTGGCCGACGTACCCAACGAAGCTATGGGGTACGAATATAAAAGCAATACTCAGCACCAAGCTCCCGTGCTGAATGGAGCTTTGGCAGGTAATCTAGCGTCTTCTGCCAAGGACATGACTGAGCTACTGTTCTTCTTTCTGAACAAAGGTAAAATCGATAGTACTCAGCTACTGTCTTCGGCTAGTTTGCACCGAATGGAAAGTACCCGCACCACTACCGGGGCGCGAGCAGGCTTAGCCGATTACTACGGGCTGGGAAATACACTAGGGCACACCCAGGATGAAGATAAAATAATATTTCGGGGACACGGGGGAAGCGTTCCTGGCTTTGTATCCTACTACGGCTATAATCGAGAGCAGGGTATTGGCTACGCCGTAGCGATTAACGCAGGGCGGGGACTACGACCGATCCGGCAACTAGTAGCTGATTTTCTTACGCAGCATTTACCCGAGAAGAATACCAACCTACCTGCCACTTATCCACTTAACCAAGAATATATTACCCCGTTCTTAGGATTTTATCAACATCGCAGCTCGAAGGATGCTATCGGTAATTTGATAGACCAGCTAGGCGGAGTCTCACTAAAGCTGGAAAGCAACCGTTTGTATATGCAACCCCCTTCTGGAGCTATGTGGGAGCTTGTTCCAGTAACCGATAGTACGTTCCGGTATACCAATACGGACTTCCCAGCGGTAGCTCTGACGAAAGATGACGAGGGAAATTCGGTGCTAGTGACGATGAACAGTTACTACCGAAAAACCGCACGTCTACCCCTCACCCTGCTAAAAGCTACCCTGATCGGTTCAGCCATAATAGGGTTGAGTGTGCTGCCTTTCGGGCTTGTTTGGGGGGTAGCTTGGGCGAGGAAGAAGCTACCGACTAAGGAAGCATTATTTCGGCTTCCGGCGGTGCTGTCGGTTGTAATAGCGCTGTTTACTTTAGCAACTGCTGCTTATTTATTCGTGTATAAGACATACTCCATTGGTAGTCAGAACTGGCTCGAGATTGCTGTTTATCTAGGGACTATCTTTGCTCCAGCCTTGGCGGTGCTAACGTTGGCAGTAGCCGGATACCGCTTAATCAGTCAGCAAAAAACGTTGCTTAACTATTATTTGCTGTCAGTGGCTTTGTCACTCAGCATAATATCAGCTTATCTGGCTACCGAAGGACTAGTAGGCTTTCGTTTATGGAACTACTGA